The following are from one region of the Gammaproteobacteria bacterium genome:
- a CDS encoding restriction endonuclease subunit S, with amino-acid sequence MKQYESQFRKLTEVGTVNRGKSKHRPRNAPELYGGSYPFIQTGDVKHANFYITEYVQTYSEKGLAQSKLWQPGTLCITIAANIADTAILKIPACFPDSIIGFIPEKGKSEVRFIKYCLDTYKKEMQLISQGTTQDNLSQGKLLSLRFRIPDYDQQQKIAAILSAYDELIENSQRRIALLEKMAEEIYREWFVRLRFPGHKKIKLESRPLRDFVQEYIGGDWGEDMQGSKFANPVYVIRGTDFEGVLQGNISSVPLRYVKDSSLRSRKLRVGDLIVENSVNHQSRTAGKSLLITQHLLDLFDGDAICASFCKLIRPKNTKHSKLLSLNFRLLFEQGLFEYFQNVATNGIANLQAERLLDRHLIFFHENIDLQILDSFDTSLLARVQANLRQTRDQLLPRLISGKLAVEHLDIRFPPGMEDRP; translated from the coding sequence ATGAAGCAATATGAATCACAATTCAGAAAGCTCACTGAAGTTGGTACAGTGAATCGCGGAAAATCCAAGCACCGCCCCAGAAATGCGCCTGAGCTTTACGGTGGCTCCTATCCATTTATTCAAACTGGTGATGTGAAACACGCCAATTTTTATATTACTGAATACGTGCAGACATACAGCGAAAAGGGACTCGCACAAAGCAAACTTTGGCAGCCTGGAACGCTTTGCATCACTATTGCTGCAAATATCGCTGATACGGCTATTTTAAAAATTCCCGCCTGTTTCCCAGATAGCATCATCGGATTTATTCCAGAAAAAGGAAAATCCGAAGTAAGGTTTATCAAGTATTGTTTAGATACTTATAAGAAGGAAATGCAGTTAATTTCCCAAGGTACGACGCAGGATAACTTGAGCCAGGGAAAACTTCTAAGTTTGCGTTTTCGAATTCCCGACTACGATCAGCAGCAAAAAATAGCGGCGATTCTTTCCGCCTACGATGAGCTGATCGAAAACAGCCAGCGGCGCATCGCGCTGCTGGAAAAGATGGCCGAGGAAATCTATCGCGAATGGTTTGTGCGCCTGCGCTTTCCCGGTCACAAGAAGATAAAGTTGGAGAGTCGTCCGCTCCGAGATTTTGTTCAGGAATATATTGGCGGAGACTGGGGAGAGGATATGCAAGGTTCGAAGTTCGCAAATCCAGTGTACGTTATTAGAGGTACTGATTTTGAAGGTGTTCTGCAAGGTAATATTTCTTCAGTTCCGCTTCGTTACGTAAAGGATTCAAGTCTGCGTAGCCGAAAACTCAGAGTTGGGGATTTGATTGTTGAAAATTCCGTTAACCATCAGTCCCGCACTGCCGGGAAATCGTTGCTGATAACACAGCATTTGCTAGATCTATTCGATGGAGATGCGATCTGTGCCAGTTTTTGCAAGTTGATTCGCCCCAAAAATACCAAGCATTCAAAGCTCCTTTCACTAAATTTCAGGCTACTATTTGAACAGGGCTTATTTGAATATTTCCAAAATGTTGCCACAAATGGTATCGCTAACTTACAAGCCGAGCGCTTGTTAGATAGGCATCTGATTTTTTTTCACGAGAATATTGATCTTCAAATACTCGATTCATTCGATACAAGTTTATTGGCAAGAGTACAAGCCAATTTGAGACAGACGAGAGATCAATTACTTCCCCGCCTGATCTCCGGCAAACTTGCCGTCGAGCATCTCGACATCCGGTTCCCGCCCGGCATGGAGGATCGCCCATGA
- a CDS encoding Fic family protein: protein MKFETFKAGAWQQRYQYKSFEPVPVNHEWVWEDATINTLLEAANRALGELNAFSLIVPDIDLFIQMHVVKEAQTSSRIEGTQTGIDEALMSEDQIQPEKRNDWREVRNYIDAVNSAVAELKHLPLSNRLLKQTHEILMRGVRGEHKLPGEFRTSQNWIGGSSLADAAFIPSHPDGVPDLMSDLEAFWHNEAIVVPHLIRVAISHYQFETIHPFLDGNGRIGRLLIPLYLVSHGLLEKPSLYLSDFFERNRASYYDALMGVRVSNDLIHWVRFFLQGIAETATKGRDVFRQVLTLRTEVELAVLTLGKRAANARQLLNLLYRKPIVSAADIERNLSVSPPTANALIRDFEQLGLLQEITGQQRGRAYVFDRYLSLFTS from the coding sequence ATGAAATTTGAAACATTTAAAGCCGGTGCTTGGCAGCAGCGTTATCAGTACAAAAGTTTCGAGCCGGTACCGGTGAACCATGAGTGGGTATGGGAAGATGCCACCATCAATACCCTGCTGGAAGCGGCCAACCGGGCGCTCGGGGAATTGAACGCTTTTTCTTTGATCGTGCCGGACATTGACCTGTTCATTCAAATGCACGTGGTGAAGGAGGCGCAGACTTCCAGCCGGATTGAGGGCACGCAGACCGGTATCGACGAGGCGCTGATGTCGGAAGATCAGATTCAACCGGAAAAGCGCAATGACTGGCGCGAGGTGCGTAATTACATCGACGCGGTGAATAGCGCGGTTGCTGAATTAAAACATCTGCCGCTGTCGAACCGGCTGCTGAAACAAACGCATGAAATCCTCATGCGCGGGGTGCGCGGCGAGCATAAGCTGCCGGGCGAGTTTCGCACCAGCCAGAACTGGATCGGCGGCTCCAGCCTAGCGGATGCCGCGTTTATTCCTTCCCATCCGGATGGCGTGCCTGACTTGATGAGCGATCTGGAAGCGTTTTGGCACAATGAGGCAATTGTCGTACCGCACTTGATCCGCGTGGCGATCAGTCATTATCAGTTTGAAACCATCCATCCGTTTCTGGACGGCAATGGCCGTATTGGCCGTTTGCTGATCCCTTTGTATCTGGTTAGCCATGGCTTGCTGGAGAAGCCTTCGTTGTATTTGTCTGATTTTTTCGAGCGCAACCGGGCGAGTTATTATGATGCGCTGATGGGTGTGCGGGTATCGAACGACCTGATTCATTGGGTGCGTTTCTTTCTGCAAGGCATAGCGGAAACCGCCACCAAGGGACGCGACGTATTCCGGCAGGTATTGACTCTACGCACCGAGGTGGAACTCGCTGTGCTGACATTGGGCAAACGCGCCGCCAATGCGCGGCAGTTGTTGAATTTATTGTATCGTAAGCCCATTGTGTCAGCGGCTGACATTGAACGAAATCTGTCCGTCAGTCCGCCAACAGCGAATGCCTTGATCCGGGATTTCGAACAATTAGGGTTGTTGCAGGAAATTACCGGACAGCAACGAGGACGCGCTTACGTGTTTGATCGTTACTTAAGCTTGTTCACTAGTTAA
- a CDS encoding type I restriction endonuclease subunit R, which produces MPNFISEDQIEQALVQKLQHLHGFDALDCHTENAEDLNDGSNRASKRDVILVDRLREAALRLNPDIPREAIESALEKLCERRQAMTLIAANQEIYGLLRDGIPVTFDNAQGQSQQERVRLLDFNVPGNNRFLVVTQLWIKGERGFRRPDVLLYVNGIPLVFIELKNSNVKLRNAYDDNLTNYKAEIPQLFLTNAFCVLSNAVETRVGSITAQWEHYFNWLRADDEKQKIDRAAIRAQGTSLEGVIEGLLPQQKLLDYVENFVLYYKDTQKIIAQNHQFIGVNRAYDVFLQREELAGKLGVFWHTQGSGKSFSMIFYARKIFRKQTGNFTFVVVTDRDDLDGQIYRNFLNTRTVSEAEAAQPKNSEEMRKFLGQNKRIVFTLIQKFRWDKGREYPELSARNDIIVIVDEAHRTQYKSLAENMRKGLPRANYLAFTGTPLLGRERKTNAWFGGYVSEYNFQQSMDDGATVPLFYQKRVPEVLIQNEGLSEEFYQILEDENLDEAQQAKLEKRFSTEIEVIKRDDRLEKIAKDIVYHFPRRGYLGKGLVVSVDKFTAVKMYDKVQRLWKEEIRSLKGTISKTASEIEKRRLEQLVEFMRSVEMAVVISGDAGEEEKFAAQGLAIKPHRERMDKLDEHGHDIEYNYKDPEHPLQLVFVCAMWLTGFDAPTLSTLYLDKPMQGHTLMQTIARANRVTSWKINEVEKRNGEIVDYYNVFRNMKLALKDYAQGGDETEPPVKEKAKLFRLLDEAIEQGFAFCHEKAVALREVLGSDDVFKQVGRFESFANTLLANDEWRKSFNVYENTITSLYEACKPEVLGRNKGREVAAFQYLRGVIEAHIEQKDIDAISLKIAELLDESVVVDGAEAHKAQQKDAEYQIIQKGKTWDLSKINFDKLREEFKQAPYKHIEIADLRAFLQHKLELMLQQNATRTDFAQRLQQIIDTYNAGGSSTENYYEDLMQFTEDLRAEDERHIREGLTEDELELFDLLKKDKMTQEETQKVRLAAKSLLHRLLQEHPKVLVQDWYKDNQTQKMVRSAVEQVLDSNLPESYDRVLFREKCDNVFYLVLEYASHGRKWAA; this is translated from the coding sequence ATGCCTAACTTTATTTCCGAAGATCAGATCGAGCAAGCGCTGGTGCAAAAGCTCCAGCATCTGCACGGCTTCGACGCGCTCGATTGCCATACGGAAAACGCGGAAGATTTGAACGACGGTTCAAACCGCGCCAGCAAACGCGATGTGATCTTGGTGGATCGGCTGCGCGAAGCCGCGCTCCGTTTGAACCCGGATATTCCACGAGAAGCCATCGAGAGTGCTTTGGAAAAACTGTGCGAGCGGCGGCAGGCGATGACGTTGATTGCGGCAAACCAGGAAATCTACGGCCTGTTGCGCGACGGCATTCCGGTAACGTTTGACAATGCGCAGGGACAGTCTCAGCAGGAGCGCGTGCGCTTGCTGGACTTTAACGTGCCGGGCAATAACCGCTTTCTGGTCGTGACGCAACTGTGGATCAAGGGCGAGCGCGGTTTCCGCCGCCCGGATGTGTTGCTGTACGTGAACGGTATTCCGCTGGTGTTCATCGAACTAAAAAATTCGAATGTGAAGCTACGCAACGCTTATGACGACAATCTGACGAATTACAAGGCGGAGATTCCGCAGCTTTTCCTGACCAATGCGTTTTGCGTGCTGTCCAACGCCGTCGAAACCAGAGTCGGCAGCATCACGGCGCAGTGGGAGCATTATTTCAACTGGCTGCGCGCCGATGATGAGAAACAGAAAATTGACCGCGCGGCAATCCGTGCGCAAGGCACCAGCCTGGAAGGTGTCATCGAGGGCCTGTTGCCGCAGCAAAAGTTGCTGGATTACGTGGAGAATTTCGTTCTCTATTACAAGGACACGCAGAAAATCATCGCGCAGAACCATCAGTTTATCGGCGTGAATCGCGCGTATGACGTTTTCCTTCAACGTGAGGAACTGGCAGGCAAACTAGGGGTGTTCTGGCATACGCAGGGATCGGGCAAAAGTTTTTCGATGATTTTTTACGCGCGCAAAATCTTCCGCAAGCAGACCGGCAATTTTACTTTCGTCGTGGTGACCGATCGCGACGATCTGGATGGACAGATTTATCGTAATTTCCTCAACACCCGCACGGTGAGTGAGGCCGAGGCGGCACAACCGAAGAACAGCGAGGAGATGCGAAAATTCCTCGGGCAGAACAAACGCATCGTTTTCACGCTGATCCAGAAATTCCGCTGGGACAAAGGCCGGGAATATCCCGAGCTCTCAGCGCGAAACGATATCATCGTGATCGTCGACGAGGCGCACCGCACGCAATACAAGTCGCTGGCGGAAAACATGCGCAAGGGGCTGCCCAGAGCGAACTATCTGGCATTTACCGGCACGCCGCTGCTCGGGCGAGAACGCAAAACCAATGCGTGGTTCGGCGGTTATGTGTCGGAATACAATTTTCAACAATCGATGGATGACGGTGCGACAGTGCCGCTGTTTTACCAGAAACGCGTGCCGGAGGTGTTGATCCAGAACGAGGGATTGAGCGAGGAGTTTTACCAGATTCTGGAAGATGAGAATCTGGATGAGGCGCAGCAGGCTAAGCTGGAGAAGCGTTTCTCCACGGAAATAGAAGTCATCAAACGCGACGACCGGCTGGAAAAAATCGCGAAGGACATCGTCTATCACTTCCCCCGGCGCGGTTATCTTGGTAAAGGGCTGGTGGTGTCGGTGGATAAATTCACCGCCGTGAAGATGTACGATAAAGTGCAGCGGCTGTGGAAGGAAGAGATAAGAAGCCTGAAAGGGACTATCAGCAAAACCGCCAGCGAAATTGAGAAGCGGCGTCTGGAGCAGCTCGTTGAATTCATGCGTTCTGTTGAAATGGCCGTGGTGATTAGCGGAGACGCGGGTGAGGAAGAAAAATTTGCCGCGCAGGGCTTGGCCATCAAACCGCATCGCGAACGCATGGATAAGCTGGATGAACATGGGCACGATATTGAATACAACTACAAAGATCCGGAACATCCGCTGCAATTGGTGTTTGTCTGCGCCATGTGGCTGACCGGCTTTGATGCGCCGACACTTTCCACTTTATATCTCGACAAACCGATGCAAGGCCATACGCTGATGCAGACCATCGCTCGCGCCAATCGCGTGACATCGTGGAAGATCAACGAAGTGGAGAAGCGCAATGGCGAAATCGTGGATTACTACAATGTATTCCGCAATATGAAACTGGCGCTGAAAGATTACGCGCAAGGCGGCGACGAGACCGAACCGCCGGTCAAGGAAAAAGCGAAGCTGTTTCGTTTGCTGGACGAAGCGATTGAACAAGGCTTTGCGTTTTGCCACGAAAAGGCGGTTGCATTGCGCGAGGTGCTGGGTAGCGATGATGTATTCAAACAGGTCGGGCGATTTGAGTCTTTTGCTAACACCTTGCTGGCAAACGATGAATGGCGCAAGAGTTTCAACGTGTATGAGAACACCATCACGTCGCTGTATGAGGCGTGTAAGCCGGAGGTTCTAGGACGCAACAAAGGGCGCGAGGTGGCTGCGTTTCAGTATTTGCGGGGCGTGATCGAAGCGCATATCGAACAGAAGGATATCGACGCGATCAGCTTAAAGATTGCCGAGCTGCTGGATGAAAGTGTAGTGGTAGATGGCGCGGAAGCGCATAAAGCACAACAGAAAGATGCGGAATATCAGATTATTCAGAAGGGCAAAACCTGGGATTTGAGCAAAATCAATTTCGACAAATTACGCGAGGAATTCAAGCAAGCGCCGTACAAGCATATCGAGATCGCCGACCTGCGCGCATTCTTGCAACATAAACTGGAATTGATGCTGCAACAGAATGCAACGCGAACAGATTTTGCCCAGCGCTTGCAGCAGATTATTGACACCTACAACGCTGGCGGTTCATCGACCGAAAATTACTATGAAGATCTGATGCAATTCACCGAGGATTTGCGCGCGGAGGATGAGCGTCACATTCGCGAAGGGTTAACCGAGGATGAACTGGAGCTCTTCGATTTGCTGAAAAAAGACAAGATGACGCAAGAGGAAACGCAGAAAGTCCGGCTTGCTGCGAAGTCACTGCTGCATCGCCTTTTGCAAGAACACCCCAAAGTATTGGTGCAGGATTGGTATAAAGATAATCAAACTCAGAAAATGGTGCGCTCGGCAGTCGAGCAGGTGCTGGATAGCAATTTACCGGAAAGCTATGATCGGGTGCTATTCCGCGAGAAATGCGACAACGTGTTTTATTTGGTGCTGGAATATGCCAGTCATGGCAGGAAGTGGGCAGCCTAA
- a CDS encoding transposase, producing the protein MLTRVGQNRARFVYRSPHQHEIDKVRVRQETRAFISKMILRKWTIEGLFAEAKQFHGLRRARYRGLQKVSIQALMTAMAQNIKRIVKQSPSIYWLLKKYLSLREEILKVQNYLNYFRRIPKFFPHEAVSA; encoded by the coding sequence TTGCTTACCCGAGTCGGCCAAAACAGGGCTCGGTTTGTCTATCGAAGTCCACATCAGCATGAAATTGACAAGGTTCGTGTACGGCAAGAAACCAGAGCTTTTATCAGCAAGATGATATTGCGCAAATGGACGATCGAAGGATTATTCGCTGAAGCCAAGCAGTTTCACGGACTAAGACGTGCCCGTTACCGGGGATTACAGAAAGTATCGATTCAGGCTCTGATGACCGCAATGGCCCAAAACATTAAGCGAATCGTCAAGCAATCGCCAAGTATTTATTGGCTTTTGAAAAAATATCTGTCTCTCCGAGAAGAAATATTGAAAGTACAAAATTATCTAAATTACTTTAGACGCATACCAAAATTTTTTCCACATGAAGCAGTCTCGGCATAA
- a CDS encoding transposase yields the protein MGESRYQQIFKLMLLQWQKQGRFTGKQIVVDATLVKANASMDSLVKRENADPNARVLKQYEKRYHDFQHGKRKRRVANQTHVSASDPDATMVYRKGTDGGLKYKVHYSADVKTRIITDCYTTTGSTHEGPILPDRIDYLCNEMGFDVQEVIADRGYGRGPTYSAFRQRKIRTYIPLHDARLGKGKLTPTEFRYHSETDRYQCPEGYFLYPYEKLDNGMIKRYRITGGHCRQCPRRADCLPESAKTGLGLSIEVHISMKLTRFVYGKKPELLSAR from the coding sequence ATGGGAGAATCCAGATACCAGCAAATATTTAAACTGATGTTGCTGCAATGGCAAAAGCAGGGTCGATTCACCGGCAAGCAGATTGTTGTTGATGCGACGCTCGTGAAGGCTAATGCCTCCATGGATTCCCTGGTAAAGCGCGAGAATGCTGATCCTAATGCCAGAGTTTTAAAGCAGTATGAGAAGCGGTATCATGATTTTCAGCATGGAAAACGCAAACGCCGAGTGGCTAATCAGACTCATGTCAGTGCCTCAGACCCAGATGCCACTATGGTCTATCGTAAAGGTACTGATGGTGGTCTTAAGTACAAGGTTCACTATAGTGCTGATGTAAAGACACGGATTATTACTGATTGTTATACCACGACGGGCTCTACTCATGAGGGCCCCATACTCCCTGACAGAATCGACTATTTATGTAATGAGATGGGTTTTGATGTTCAAGAAGTGATTGCTGATCGTGGATATGGTCGGGGGCCAACTTATAGTGCGTTTAGGCAACGCAAGATACGCACTTATATACCGCTGCACGATGCCCGTCTTGGCAAAGGCAAACTTACGCCCACTGAGTTCAGGTATCACAGTGAGACTGATCGATACCAATGTCCAGAGGGGTATTTTCTCTACCCTTATGAGAAATTGGATAACGGGATGATCAAACGATACCGAATCACTGGCGGGCACTGTCGCCAGTGCCCCAGGCGAGCAGATTGCTTACCCGAGTCGGCCAAAACAGGGCTCGGTTTGTCTATCGAAGTCCACATCAGCATGAAATTGACAAGGTTCGTGTACGGCAAGAAACCAGAGCTTTTATCAGCAAGATGA
- a CDS encoding transposase, translating to MQGKQTHQRELFSTIDLESFIPKDHLLRKVDKLLDLEFLYGLTEELYCVDNGRTSIDPVLFFRMQLISYLFGIESDRQLCRDVHLNLAYRWFCRIPYTSLYLTTPH from the coding sequence ATGCAAGGCAAACAAACGCATCAACGGGAATTATTCTCGACGATAGATCTAGAGAGCTTTATTCCCAAAGATCATTTATTAAGGAAGGTCGATAAGCTACTGGATTTGGAGTTTTTGTATGGCCTGACCGAAGAACTCTACTGCGTAGACAATGGACGAACCTCCATTGATCCCGTATTGTTTTTTCGGATGCAGCTGATCAGTTACTTGTTTGGGATTGAGTCTGACCGTCAGCTTTGCCGTGATGTTCACCTGAATCTGGCGTATCGTTGGTTTTGCCGGATTCCCTATACCAGTCTGTACCTCACCACTCCTCATTAA
- a CDS encoding MFS transporter yields MNKLDQPDAAHSGAVKKLPRTVVVLGFVSFFNDFASDIVIPLIPILLATVLAAGPVVLGLIEGVADALACFLKLWAGRHSDVMSGRRKGLALAGYTLSNCARPLLGLAGSWVTVLLLRSIDRVGKGLRSAPRDAMVADATPPPIRGYAFGFHRALDNAGAVAGALTAAAILAWSELSLGEVILWSAVPGFVAVALLGAGVQEAKANPVQSMEPQRVLPPLRWSALSVAMRHYLWVLMLFTFARASETFILLFGHELGVGVVELLLLWAALNLAKAVTSTQGGQLADHFGRGALILIGWFALALSFGALSQVTTNTGLWFVSIFYGLLMGLSEGAERALISDYASPDERGTAFGWYHLVSGIAAIPAGLLFGVIWQVYSAATAFMFASLLAVLAIVLLRLWAWPVHRPFNE; encoded by the coding sequence ATGAATAAACTTGATCAACCCGATGCTGCACACTCCGGTGCTGTGAAGAAACTGCCGAGAACCGTTGTCGTTCTCGGATTCGTCAGTTTTTTCAACGATTTCGCTTCGGACATCGTGATACCGCTGATTCCGATCTTGCTGGCGACTGTGCTGGCGGCGGGGCCGGTTGTGCTGGGGTTGATCGAAGGCGTGGCGGATGCGCTGGCCTGTTTTCTCAAGTTATGGGCAGGGCGGCATTCCGATGTCATGAGCGGGCGGCGTAAAGGCTTGGCGTTAGCCGGATATACGCTTTCCAATTGCGCGCGCCCATTGCTCGGGCTAGCCGGTTCCTGGGTGACTGTACTGTTGCTGCGCAGTATCGACCGTGTCGGCAAGGGATTGCGCAGTGCGCCGCGCGATGCCATGGTCGCCGATGCGACACCGCCGCCGATTCGTGGTTATGCATTCGGCTTTCATCGTGCACTGGATAACGCCGGGGCGGTTGCAGGCGCTCTGACGGCCGCGGCCATTCTGGCGTGGTCTGAGTTGAGCTTGGGTGAAGTGATCCTGTGGTCGGCAGTACCCGGTTTTGTCGCAGTAGCGCTTTTGGGGGCGGGCGTGCAAGAAGCCAAAGCAAATCCTGTTCAATCGATGGAGCCGCAGCGTGTGCTTCCGCCGCTGCGCTGGTCGGCGTTATCCGTAGCGATGCGGCATTACTTGTGGGTATTGATGCTGTTTACGTTCGCACGCGCTTCTGAAACTTTTATTTTGCTATTCGGTCATGAATTAGGTGTTGGCGTTGTTGAATTACTACTGTTATGGGCCGCGCTGAATCTTGCCAAGGCGGTTACTTCCACGCAGGGAGGGCAATTAGCCGATCATTTCGGGCGCGGCGCATTGATTCTGATCGGCTGGTTCGCGCTGGCGCTGTCGTTTGGGGCGTTGAGCCAAGTTACAACCAATACCGGGCTATGGTTCGTCAGTATTTTTTACGGTTTGCTGATGGGGCTGAGCGAAGGCGCGGAGCGTGCATTGATCAGCGATTATGCATCACCGGATGAACGGGGCACCGCGTTCGGCTGGTATCATCTGGTCAGCGGTATCGCCGCCATCCCGGCAGGATTGCTGTTCGGAGTCATATGGCAAGTATACAGTGCCGCCACCGCGTTTATGTTCGCCAGCCTGCTGGCGGTATTGGCAATCGTACTATTACGGTTGTGGGCCTGGCCGGTGCATCGCCCGTTTAACGAATAA
- a CDS encoding peroxiredoxin gives MEWFTIILAVFALGFMFWFFSTNKKSLEPGQPAPDFKLTDQHGETHTLADFHGKWLALYFYPKDDTPGCTKQACAFRDGLQELVDLGAAVAGVSVDDTNSHADFAKKFQLQFPLLADTTAETAARYHSLVNLGVIKFARRNTFLIDPQGKIARMYLSASAARNSAEVIADLKHLQAV, from the coding sequence ATGGAATGGTTCACTATCATCTTAGCGGTATTCGCATTGGGATTCATGTTCTGGTTTTTTTCCACGAACAAGAAATCGCTCGAACCGGGTCAGCCCGCACCGGATTTCAAATTGACCGATCAACATGGGGAAACACATACATTGGCTGATTTTCACGGTAAATGGCTGGCGCTGTATTTTTACCCGAAAGATGACACGCCCGGCTGCACCAAACAGGCTTGCGCATTTCGTGACGGTCTGCAGGAATTGGTGGATTTAGGCGCTGCAGTGGCCGGTGTCAGTGTCGACGATACCAACAGTCATGCCGATTTCGCCAAAAAATTTCAACTGCAATTTCCGCTGCTGGCGGATACCACGGCAGAAACGGCGGCGCGTTATCATTCCCTGGTCAATCTCGGCGTGATCAAGTTTGCCAGGCGCAATACCTTCCTGATCGATCCGCAGGGTAAGATTGCCCGCATGTATCTGTCGGCCAGCGCGGCGCGTAACTCCGCCGAAGTGATCGCAGACTTAAAACATTTGCAAGCGGTATAA
- a CDS encoding TraR/DksA family transcriptional regulator yields MAKFTEDQLMQLKIALQKRYLALQEGVNNELSHSRATRDSEQNEYSNDSPDDIDTALIDRQINEMRELEMSMEYLNELEFGDCIDCGNEIGFERLLAQPAAQRCIECQSKYEKAFPQESNPSL; encoded by the coding sequence ATGGCAAAATTCACAGAAGATCAGCTCATGCAGTTGAAAATAGCGCTGCAGAAACGTTATCTTGCATTGCAAGAAGGGGTCAATAATGAATTGTCGCATTCCAGAGCTACGCGCGATTCCGAGCAGAATGAGTACTCCAATGATAGCCCCGACGACATCGACACGGCGCTGATCGACCGGCAGATCAACGAGATGCGCGAGCTGGAAATGTCGATGGAGTATCTCAACGAGCTGGAATTCGGCGATTGCATCGATTGCGGCAACGAAATCGGGTTTGAGCGGTTACTGGCGCAACCCGCCGCGCAGCGCTGTATCGAGTGTCAAAGCAAATACGAAAAAGCTTTTCCGCAGGAATCCAATCCTTCGCTGTAA
- a CDS encoding Smr/MutS family protein, with protein sequence MTQKDSSQNDDDAALFHAAMRDVAPLPAANKAAVGNSPVAPVPRRRKQQEQFVAEDRLSDHIAIEMEAGDDWSYVRPGMPHQTLRKLRRGHWAIQANLDLHGLTRDEARRELSVFLDACTQRGLRCVRVIHGKGLSSKNREPVLKTRIGNWLLQRADVLAFCQARAEDGGGGAILILLKTKA encoded by the coding sequence ATGACGCAAAAAGATTCCAGTCAGAATGACGATGATGCGGCATTGTTTCATGCCGCCATGCGCGATGTGGCGCCGCTGCCCGCCGCCAATAAAGCCGCGGTTGGTAACTCTCCCGTTGCTCCGGTTCCCCGCAGAAGAAAACAGCAGGAACAATTCGTTGCGGAAGATAGGCTCTCGGATCATATCGCTATCGAAATGGAAGCGGGCGATGATTGGTCCTATGTGCGCCCCGGTATGCCGCATCAAACGCTGCGGAAATTGCGGCGCGGTCATTGGGCAATTCAAGCGAATCTCGATCTGCACGGATTGACGCGCGACGAAGCCCGGCGGGAATTAAGCGTTTTCCTGGATGCATGCACACAAAGGGGGCTACGCTGTGTCCGAGTCATTCACGGCAAAGGACTCAGCTCGAAGAATCGCGAACCGGTTCTCAAAACCCGGATCGGAAACTGGCTGCTGCAACGCGCGGATGTGCTGGCTTTCTGTCAGGCCCGGGCGGAAGATGGCGGCGGTGGCGCTATTCTGATCCTGCTCAAGACTAAAGCGTAG